The Raphanus sativus cultivar WK10039 chromosome 6, ASM80110v3, whole genome shotgun sequence sequence TTAAAAATGCCTCAAATGAACCGTTAAGAATTGAAGTGCACAAGAATCAGTCTTGTGGTTCTGACATCACACAGTGTCTCCATAGATGCTGCAGGCATTGCAGAAACTACTTAACAAGAAAGCATCTGGTTTATTAGGCATAGCTACTTGTAACCGCCCTGTTTTAACGAGAAAATCTACTATGCATCCATAGTTTTGAAAATCTAACTCCAACACAACAGCTTGAAAATCTAAGAAACAGAATCAGAGCCTTCCTCCCATTATGATTCCCTTTGTGCTTTGCGCTCTATGTGACATAAGTTTTCTTAAGCATTTCATGGAACACCTTATTCATGCAACATAAATCCCATGCTCTGTTTCTGTATGCTATAATGCTCGAATGAAGCCAAAGAGAAGGTAAAACAAAACGAAGAggtgaagaaaaaaatggaagaaTCAACAACACACCACAACACACCCATCTTCATCATATCATTTTTCCTTGGGGCACAAGTGTCGACACCTAATTTGATGGAGATTAGGTATTTACAAACCTCTAAAAGTTTCTTAAACCCTAACTTGAGTTCCACTCCAAGGTTATATATAATGGTAAAACAACACATATCCACATGCAATGACACAGAGATAACAAGAGAGTTTAAATGAAGACATCCTACACGGAACTGCAGATCCATCAGTCACCCACCATAGTGACTACAGAGAGTGAATATCTGTTTCAGACGTACTCGTTGACTCGAAAGGCAGTCACTTTCAGAACGAAGTCTCTGGTTCTGAGCAGCTCGAACACGCAGACATCACCTTCTCCAAGGTTGTTCTCAAGAGTGAACTCGTACCATCCTTGGCTGAACTTGGCTCTCCCTGCTTTGTAGAGGCATCTCACTGGCCATTGTTTCTCCCCGAGCTGGACCTTGATGAATCCTGAGATCCCGCTTAAATACTTCTCAGCAAAACCAGACGGCAGATACTGTTGAAAGAAacatgcaacaacaacaaaaatagaATTGTTTCAGATACCATTGTGATGTAATAATGAGATGTTTTGTTGCTTTACCATGATGCAACCTCTGTATAGATACGATGGTCGTAGGACAACTCTGAAGAAAGGGTTCGTTGGCTCGAACGTTTTGGCTGCATTAATAGCCCTCTCTCTTTCCTCTGCAGTCACGGTTCTCTTTCTCGCAGAAGCACTCTCGTAGAACTTTGAACGGTTCTCTGGGTCATCATCCCTTGGAGCAGATGAGTTTATTTCCTCTGGATAAATCACATCAAAAAGGTAGCTTGTAGTGAGAAGCTATCTAAGTATGAAACAAGAGTCTGCAGTAAAAGTTTAAGAAGAGAGAACAATGATTACCAGGATCagcgttcttcttcttcctccctcTCTTTTTTGGAACTTTTGGGGTTGGTGTTGTCTCTTCAGCTGGTAAAGAAAGGAAACATAAGAAATACAAGTACGATCACGATAAACAAGAAAGAAAGGTGAGAGGAAGTCACCTTTAACAGGTCCAGCGAAGAAGCTCTGGATAGCTGAACTAGTATGCCCTTTACTAGCGTGCGCAGTAGTTTCAGGATGCTGTGACGGGTACAACAAAGAAGAAGGATGAACGACCTCAACATCTTCATCTTCAAGGTCCTCAAACAAGCGTGCACGTTTGAAGTGGTTGTGTGCAGAATCCATGAGACCGGTGGAATGGTAGTTGATCTCGGAGTGTGATAAGTTGTAAATGTAGACGCTGAAGGCAGAGTTGCCTTCGTATCTGAATATCAAAAGGTAACCAATGCGGATTGAGTAACGGTCAACAAACTCTTGCCAACCATCTTGAAACCAGATTTTGTTGTTGTCAGCTTTCCTTAGCCCTACACGCCAAACATGACCATCAGGTACTGTGAGTGCAACTGCAACCGATAGCTCGTCCTTGAATTTACTCACAAACTTATCTGGAACTCTCTGCACAAAGCATACCaggaatgagaaaaaaaaaagattattattcaaatttcataaaacataaattatatatctgtTAACTTTAATGTGAATATTCAAACCTAAATTCTTAGAAAAACCTTATTCCAAGGAGGACTATTTACTTATATGCTAGTATTTGggttttgttcaaaataatccACAAAACTTTCATGGTGAAATCTGCACAAGTGTGATAACTAATCACTGTATCATCTATTGTGAATATAAAGCAGATAATAAACCATTTATGTACTTTAATTTTTCTACACAAAAATCACTTTTATCTTAAGGGAACAAGCGAAGAGGCTTATGACATAGACAATGAGATAGATCTTACAAATCAATTACTATTTAGTTCCACTACTCTATTATCAATCAATAAGGAATCTAGAATCTTTAGACTTCATGAGTCAAACTGAGAACACAGTCAAAAGAGAgtaaacaaaacagagaaaccACAAAAACAGATCTCAACTTTTTCTCCTCGGAAATTGCATGAATCTAACAAAAGTATACATCTTATTATCATCAGAAGTCAACTTACTAGAAAACACATTCACACACTACACTCAATTTGCTATTAGATCATCAAAATCCTATACCACATGCAGATTTCTCCAAACCATAATCTACAAGTTCCCATTATCTGAGTTATATACAAATTGAAAATTTTCTATCTTCCTAGCTCAATTATTCAGCTCacaaaactgaaaaaacaaaaaaaatacaaacttgaCTTGATTTTTATCAAGAATCAAGACAATTCAATTAAAGCAATCTAAGAAACTGTCACAACACAGATGATACAAACGCATATTACAATCTTGAAAACTCTCAAATTCGCATAAAGATCAAAACTCCGAAACccagaagaaaagaagagacTTTTGGGAtacaaaggaagaagaggagattaCCAGACGTTTTTCTTGGATAGTGGATGAGAAAATCAGCTTGTGGAAGAAAGGGCGTGGCATGTTGAGAGAGAAACAGtgatgaaggaaaaaaaaaaagagaagaagaagaagaagagaccaaAGTCAGATCATGAAACGACGCCGGAGAAAGAATACGCGACAGAGACAGAGAAACACTTTCAGATCTGAAGCTATGGTCAAAGGGGGGGATTGGTGCTGTTACAACActctctcttctccttttaCACCTGACTTGAGTGACccaaccaaaccaaaacccaaagccaatagataaaaaaatgataatgttattaaaaaaaaacaacttgtACAGCTCGAGCGAGTTCACTCGGTGGGTCGAACCGGTTGATCACTCGTGTggttttattattgatttttttttgtttaaactaTTCAAAAGCCGACCGCCCCCACCTACTCCACTTTTGGGaccatcttttttcttttgttttttaacaaatataatatttgtttctttttcttttgatttaactattttccttcttttttttgtagcacaagatataatattttcgcCTTTATCAATATCACAGATAATATGTTATAACCCCCATTTGCAAATAAATTTTGTTCTGAAAAATATGTATTCATGAAAGAAAACTAGCATTATCTTggctccatttttttttgttatcttgttTTCTAATGATGAATGTGAACTATGATTATGAAGGTTTTGACCTTTGATTATAGTACGTAATGTACATTGTACGGTTACTACATTCACGGTCAATCTATATCTATTTAAAAGGTCTAGTAAGAAACTAGTAGATGGCATTCCTTATTCTATCATGTACATTTGTACTGCAAAATTAGGAAGGTCTAGATAGATCATatatgtttgacaaaaaaaaaaaagatagatcaTATATATACGGATCTACCGACTAGCTGTATCATGTGAGCCCAAGTAAAATGTAGTAACCAAATATAAACTCAACTACAAGTCTACAATGTTTATAAATCCGATTATAGTACCGATAAACTCATGTGTACCAATCTAGTGATTCATGTATAAATCAGGCTATCCAGCTACATGCACTATCTATAAATTCGGCTAGAGCCA is a genomic window containing:
- the LOC130496108 gene encoding B3 domain-containing transcription factor VRN1, coding for MPRPFFHKLIFSSTIQEKRLRVPDKFVSKFKDELSVAVALTVPDGHVWRVGLRKADNNKIWFQDGWQEFVDRYSIRIGYLLIFRYEGNSAFSVYIYNLSHSEINYHSTGLMDSAHNHFKRARLFEDLEDEDVEVVHPSSLLYPSQHPETTAHASKGHTSSAIQSFFAGPVKAEETTPTPKVPKKRGRKKKNADPEEINSSAPRDDDPENRSKFYESASARKRTVTAEERERAINAAKTFEPTNPFFRVVLRPSYLYRGCIMYLPSGFAEKYLSGISGFIKVQLGEKQWPVRCLYKAGRAKFSQGWYEFTLENNLGEGDVCVFELLRTRDFVLKVTAFRVNEYV